From the genome of Streptomyces sp. NBC_01116, one region includes:
- a CDS encoding FGGY family carbohydrate kinase: protein MSTIIGVDIGTSVTKAVAFDGAGDALASASRRSHLDMLPGGRVEQDLDDVVAGVGEVVREVAAAVGRTPDAVALTGQGDGLWLRDSEGRPVRPAISWMDARASDVVTRWLVDGTVGTAYAHTGSGMFPGCHGPLLNWLQEHEPESLDRAAVAGYCVDAVAQRLTGRVCLDASDATLPFLDPRTRRYAPQALAACGVEERAGLLPPPAAPGTVLGLDGRGAGLLGLPEGLPVVAGPYDLPACAIGSGVREVGDGVLILGTTLASQVLTDRVDLDPLAEPAGMWLCTPVPGRWLRAMPAMVGTAALEWVLALVGATTADVDALLTDSPPGARGVHAFPFLSEAGERAPFVEPAARGRLDGLSLATGREDAVRAVCEAIGYAARHCLDTAGLSGTLALCGGGTRSVMWARLIADVLGRPVRVPLEEQVGALGVVSVARASLSPGYEAPPGRHQVVEPRADVRALYEDGYERYRAELTTARTEWRARARFSG from the coding sequence GTGAGCACCATCATCGGTGTGGACATCGGGACGTCGGTCACCAAGGCCGTGGCGTTCGACGGGGCGGGTGACGCGCTGGCCTCCGCGAGCCGGCGCTCCCATCTGGACATGCTGCCGGGCGGTCGCGTCGAGCAGGATCTCGACGACGTCGTGGCCGGTGTCGGCGAGGTCGTGCGCGAAGTCGCCGCCGCCGTCGGCCGGACACCGGACGCCGTGGCGCTCACCGGTCAGGGGGACGGTCTGTGGCTGCGGGACTCCGAGGGCCGCCCGGTGCGGCCCGCCATCTCCTGGATGGACGCGCGGGCCTCGGACGTGGTGACCCGCTGGCTGGTGGACGGCACGGTCGGCACCGCTTACGCGCACACCGGCTCCGGCATGTTCCCGGGATGCCACGGCCCGCTGCTGAACTGGCTCCAGGAACACGAGCCGGAGTCGCTGGACCGGGCCGCCGTCGCGGGGTACTGCGTCGACGCTGTCGCCCAGCGCCTCACCGGCCGGGTGTGCCTGGACGCCTCCGACGCGACGCTGCCGTTCCTCGACCCCCGTACCCGTCGCTACGCACCCCAGGCGCTGGCGGCCTGCGGCGTCGAGGAACGGGCGGGTCTGCTGCCGCCTCCCGCCGCCCCCGGCACGGTGCTCGGGCTGGACGGCCGCGGCGCCGGACTCCTGGGGCTCCCCGAGGGGCTGCCCGTCGTGGCGGGGCCGTACGACCTGCCGGCGTGCGCGATCGGCAGCGGGGTGCGCGAGGTGGGGGACGGCGTTCTGATCCTCGGCACGACCCTCGCGAGCCAGGTGCTGACCGACCGCGTCGATCTCGATCCGCTCGCCGAGCCCGCCGGCATGTGGTTGTGCACACCCGTCCCCGGCCGCTGGCTGCGCGCCATGCCCGCGATGGTCGGGACGGCGGCGCTGGAGTGGGTGCTCGCCCTCGTCGGCGCGACCACGGCCGACGTGGACGCCCTGCTCACCGACAGTCCGCCCGGAGCCCGGGGCGTCCATGCCTTCCCCTTCCTGTCCGAAGCGGGCGAACGGGCCCCGTTCGTCGAGCCGGCGGCCCGGGGCAGACTCGACGGGCTCAGCCTGGCGACGGGCCGGGAGGACGCTGTGAGGGCCGTCTGCGAGGCCATCGGCTACGCCGCCCGGCACTGCCTGGACACGGCTGGGCTGAGCGGCACCCTGGCGCTGTGCGGCGGTGGCACCCGGTCGGTGATGTGGGCCCGGCTGATCGCCGACGTCCTCGGCCGGCCCGTCCGCGTTCCGCTGGAGGAGCAGGTCGGGGCGCTCGGCGTGGTGTCCGTCGCGAGGGCTTCCCTGTCCCCCGGGTACGAGGCGCCGCCGGGGCGCCACCAGGTCGTCGAACCGCGTGCGGACGTACGGGCGCTGTACGAGGACGGATACGAGCGGTACCGGGCGGAGTTGACGACGGCCCGCACCGAATGGCGGGCTCGCGCGCGGTTCAGCGGTTGA
- a CDS encoding 2-hydroxyacid dehydrogenase, which translates to MRILAAGDHFVRPSLIRAAVSQELSRTARELPEFAELTLPWPHEPFGPVAEVHEASGTEDELIEALSGASVCVTQMAPFTGRVFAASPALRLVAVSRGGPVNVDLAAATRHGVRVSFAPGRNAQAAAEFAVGLMLAAMRRVTTADAELKRGIWRGDLYAYEESGGELGGATVGLVGYGAIGRIVARVMRAFGARVLAADPYADRAAIEADGVEPVELDDLLSRSSVVSLHARLTEETHHLLDSRRLGLLPHGAVLVNSARGGLLDHRPLPELLRGGALGALALDVYDIEPIPADWALRDVPNVITTPHLAGATRQTAHRAASVTASEVGRFLRGEEPAHLANHDVLAAGRT; encoded by the coding sequence ATGCGCATCCTCGCCGCAGGCGACCACTTCGTCCGTCCCTCGTTGATCCGCGCGGCAGTGAGCCAGGAGCTGTCGCGTACGGCCCGGGAGCTCCCGGAGTTCGCGGAGCTGACCCTCCCCTGGCCCCACGAGCCCTTCGGCCCGGTCGCGGAGGTGCACGAGGCGAGCGGTACGGAGGACGAGCTCATCGAGGCGCTGTCCGGGGCCTCGGTCTGCGTGACGCAGATGGCCCCGTTCACCGGCCGGGTGTTCGCCGCGTCGCCCGCGTTGCGCCTCGTCGCCGTCTCCCGGGGCGGGCCGGTCAATGTGGACCTGGCCGCCGCCACCCGTCACGGGGTCAGGGTCAGCTTCGCCCCCGGCCGCAACGCCCAGGCCGCCGCGGAGTTCGCCGTGGGGCTGATGCTCGCCGCGATGCGCCGCGTCACCACCGCCGACGCGGAGCTGAAGCGGGGCATCTGGCGGGGCGATCTGTACGCGTACGAGGAGAGCGGCGGCGAGCTGGGCGGGGCCACGGTCGGACTCGTGGGCTACGGCGCCATCGGCCGCATCGTGGCACGGGTGATGCGCGCCTTCGGGGCCCGTGTGCTCGCGGCCGACCCGTACGCCGATCGGGCGGCGATCGAGGCGGACGGGGTCGAACCGGTCGAGCTGGACGACCTCCTGAGCCGGAGTTCGGTGGTGAGTCTGCATGCCCGCCTGACGGAGGAGACCCACCACCTGCTCGACTCCCGCCGCCTCGGGCTGCTGCCGCACGGCGCGGTCCTGGTGAACTCCGCCCGTGGCGGGCTGCTCGACCACAGGCCGCTGCCGGAGCTGCTGCGGGGCGGCGCCCTCGGGGCGCTCGCCCTCGACGTGTACGACATCGAGCCGATCCCCGCCGACTGGGCCCTGCGCGACGTGCCGAACGTGATCACGACCCCCCATCTCGCGGGCGCGACCCGGCAGACGGCGCACCGGGCGGCGTCCGTCACCGCATCCGAGGTCGGCCGCTTCCTGCGCGGGGAGGAGCCGGCCCACCTCGCGAACCATGACGTCCTGGCGGCCGGTCGGACCTGA
- a CDS encoding histidine phosphatase family protein: MTSRLLLVRHGETEWHAENRYAGVTDVALTPKGVAQGADLGSWAARNGVDAVACSPLGRARLTAAPAAAALGLTADVREGLREVDFGWGEGRTVEEMAEEDPEAVRRFREDAGTGAFPGSEPVALAAARATGSLRDLAHRHQGEKVLVVAHNTLLRIALCELLGLPLGRYRRIFPRLDNGAVTEIEIRGAETALRSLNVPTTAPPAPAPGPGPAGD; this comes from the coding sequence ATGACCTCTCGGCTCCTGCTGGTACGCCACGGCGAGACCGAGTGGCACGCGGAGAACCGGTACGCCGGTGTCACCGACGTCGCCCTGACGCCCAAGGGCGTGGCCCAGGGAGCCGACCTCGGATCCTGGGCCGCCCGCAACGGCGTGGACGCGGTCGCCTGCTCCCCGCTCGGCCGCGCGCGCCTGACGGCGGCTCCCGCGGCGGCGGCGCTGGGCCTGACGGCGGACGTCCGGGAGGGGCTGCGGGAGGTGGACTTCGGATGGGGCGAGGGCAGGACCGTCGAGGAGATGGCCGAGGAGGACCCCGAAGCCGTACGGCGGTTCCGCGAGGACGCCGGCACCGGCGCCTTCCCCGGCTCCGAGCCGGTCGCCCTGGCCGCGGCGCGGGCGACCGGCTCCCTGCGCGACCTCGCCCACCGACACCAGGGAGAGAAGGTGCTGGTCGTCGCCCACAACACCCTGCTGCGCATCGCCCTGTGCGAACTCCTCGGACTGCCCCTCGGACGCTACCGGCGGATCTTCCCGCGACTGGACAACGGGGCTGTCACGGAGATCGAGATCCGCGGCGCGGAGACGGCGCTGCGCTCGCTCAACGTGCCCACCACCGCGCCCCCCGCCCCCGCGCCCGGCCCGGGCCCTGCGGGAGACTGA
- a CDS encoding DeoR/GlpR family DNA-binding transcription regulator, with translation MTKRSAEERRRLIADHVVEQGTATGAALAQLAGVSLMTVHRDLDDLARQGVLRRFRGGASALPSTVFESSLDYRLGVNTAEKNAVARAAAALVEPGMSVMLDDSTTVLVMAGLLVDLAPLTVVTNARRVLDVFTGCEGIRLIALGGEYSRTHDSFLGMPCVEAVEALSVDLVAVSTSALDARTAYHQEQDVVLVKRAMLTSAATKVMLMDHTKLARTALHRVGPVGDLDHLVVDDGADAELLGKLRERTRVTVAAVVP, from the coding sequence ATGACCAAGAGATCCGCCGAAGAACGGCGACGGCTCATCGCCGACCATGTCGTGGAGCAGGGCACGGCCACGGGCGCCGCCCTCGCCCAGCTCGCGGGCGTGAGCCTGATGACCGTCCACCGCGACCTCGACGACCTCGCGCGGCAAGGGGTGCTGCGGCGCTTCCGCGGCGGCGCGTCCGCCCTGCCGTCCACGGTGTTCGAGTCGAGCCTCGACTACCGGCTCGGCGTCAACACGGCGGAGAAGAACGCTGTCGCGCGCGCCGCCGCCGCGCTGGTGGAGCCCGGGATGTCGGTGATGCTCGACGATTCCACCACGGTCCTGGTCATGGCGGGCCTGCTGGTCGACCTCGCCCCGCTCACCGTCGTCACCAACGCCCGCCGGGTGCTCGACGTCTTCACCGGGTGCGAGGGCATCCGCCTGATCGCCCTGGGCGGCGAGTACTCGCGCACCCATGACTCCTTCCTCGGAATGCCCTGCGTCGAGGCGGTGGAGGCGCTCTCCGTCGACCTCGTCGCGGTCTCCACCTCGGCCCTCGACGCCAGGACGGCCTACCACCAGGAGCAGGACGTGGTGCTGGTGAAACGGGCGATGCTCACGTCGGCGGCCACGAAGGTGATGCTCATGGACCACACCAAGCTGGCCCGGACCGCGCTGCACCGCGTGGGGCCCGTCGGCGACCTGGACCATCTCGTCGTGGACGACGGGGCGGACGCCGAACTGCTCGGCAAACTCCGCGAAAGGACCCGGGTGACGGTGGCGGCGGTCGTCCCCTGA
- a CDS encoding FGGY-family carbohydrate kinase, with the protein MSSASRRTTPHAPAVIGVDVATASVRTVCVDGQGRVLAEARGELPPPVRTAAGTSEQDARSWWPAVRSALRRTTGALPRGGREVIAVAVSATSGTIVPTGTDGVPLGPALMYDDRRAADANAGAQRAGSARWDALGLSVGPTAALGRAVWCLRTYGSALRQVLHTPEVVGRALTGRPVATDWSHALKSGYDARAAEWAHEVFDAFDFPLALLPSVRAPATEAGVVGPEAAEATGLPQGCSVRLGMTDGCAGQIATGAVEPGRFVGVLGTTYVLKGVSADLVRDATGAFYSHRHPDGWWLPGGASNTGGECLADVAPARLPALDAAAAARGPASYVRYPLCRDGERFPFVSGAARGFELGRPRDEADAHRAALEGVAFVERLALDRVERLGVPVLGPLHAAGGGSRSAVWTTIRATVLDRPIRVVERAETAFGAALLAATGTLHEDLAASAAAMVRGGALVEPVPEERPALDDAYGRFVTALSERGWLPAD; encoded by the coding sequence ATGAGCAGTGCATCCCGTCGCACCACTCCCCACGCCCCGGCCGTGATCGGCGTCGACGTGGCCACCGCGTCCGTCCGCACGGTGTGCGTGGACGGCCAGGGGCGCGTACTCGCCGAGGCCCGGGGCGAACTGCCGCCCCCCGTACGGACCGCCGCCGGGACGAGCGAGCAGGACGCCCGGTCGTGGTGGCCCGCCGTACGGTCGGCGCTGCGCCGCACGACGGGCGCGCTGCCCCGGGGCGGCCGCGAGGTGATCGCGGTGGCCGTGTCCGCCACGTCCGGCACCATCGTGCCCACCGGGACCGACGGTGTCCCGCTCGGCCCGGCCCTGATGTACGACGACCGGCGGGCCGCCGACGCCAACGCCGGGGCCCAGCGGGCGGGCAGCGCCCGGTGGGACGCGCTCGGCCTGTCCGTGGGGCCCACCGCGGCGCTGGGCCGGGCCGTCTGGTGCCTGCGGACATACGGTTCCGCTCTGCGTCAGGTCCTGCACACACCCGAGGTCGTCGGGCGCGCGCTGACGGGCCGCCCCGTCGCCACCGACTGGAGCCACGCGCTCAAGTCCGGCTACGACGCCCGTGCCGCGGAGTGGGCGCACGAGGTCTTCGACGCCTTCGACTTCCCGCTCGCGCTGCTCCCCTCCGTACGCGCCCCCGCCACGGAGGCCGGAGTCGTCGGCCCGGAGGCGGCCGAGGCCACGGGCCTGCCCCAAGGATGCTCCGTACGCCTGGGGATGACGGACGGCTGCGCGGGCCAGATCGCCACCGGGGCGGTCGAGCCGGGCCGCTTCGTGGGCGTGCTCGGCACCACGTACGTCCTCAAGGGAGTCTCCGCGGACCTGGTCCGCGACGCGACCGGCGCGTTCTACAGCCATCGTCACCCCGACGGCTGGTGGCTCCCCGGCGGTGCCTCCAACACCGGAGGGGAGTGCCTGGCCGACGTAGCCCCGGCCCGCCTGCCCGCGCTGGACGCCGCCGCTGCGGCCCGGGGCCCCGCCTCGTACGTGCGCTACCCGCTGTGCCGCGACGGCGAACGGTTCCCCTTCGTCTCCGGCGCGGCACGCGGATTCGAGCTGGGCCGCCCCCGCGACGAGGCGGACGCCCACCGGGCCGCACTCGAAGGAGTCGCCTTCGTCGAACGCCTGGCCCTGGACCGGGTCGAGCGTCTGGGCGTTCCGGTCCTCGGCCCCCTGCACGCGGCCGGCGGGGGCAGCCGCAGCGCCGTGTGGACGACGATCCGGGCCACCGTCCTGGACCGCCCGATCCGGGTCGTCGAGCGCGCGGAGACGGCCTTCGGCGCCGCGCTCCTCGCCGCGACCGGCACGCTCCACGAGGACCTCGCTGCGAGCGCCGCGGCGATGGTGCGCGGCGGCGCCCTCGTCGAGCCGGTACCGGAGGAACGCCCCGCCCTGGACGACGCCTACGGCCGCTTCGTCACGGCGCTGAGCGAGCGGGGCTGGCTCCCGGCCGACTGA
- a CDS encoding SDR family oxidoreductase yields the protein MTGATGVLGRRVVDGLLSGGRPVRAVSRRPRQRVLPPAVEVVAGDVHEPSTLGTAFEAARSLVLIAVPDTAVAVVERARKAGIEHIVVVSSAAVTAGHDTTYNLPVERAVQASGLDWSIVRPGEFATNALLIWGPAIRSGRRAVEPFPDQAGNPIHEQDIADVILADLLDHDRRGRIDTIIGPDRLTKREQVALIAGAVGEDIALDEVTPQQALDFYREQGGFAADNADWLYGLTSYDGVEGVTDEPGEVNPASDDAYLTLAEVLGRPGRSYAQWAGDHASDFTFTGTVG from the coding sequence GTGACCGGTGCGACCGGCGTGCTCGGGCGGCGCGTCGTCGATGGGCTGCTGAGCGGCGGCCGGCCGGTGCGAGCCGTGTCCCGGCGGCCCCGGCAGCGCGTTCTGCCGCCTGCCGTGGAGGTGGTGGCCGGCGATGTCCATGAGCCGTCGACGCTCGGCACCGCCTTCGAGGCGGCCAGGTCACTGGTGCTCATCGCGGTGCCGGACACGGCAGTCGCGGTCGTCGAACGCGCGCGGAAGGCGGGGATCGAGCACATCGTGGTCGTGTCGTCCGCCGCCGTGACCGCGGGCCATGACACCACCTACAACCTGCCCGTCGAGCGCGCGGTGCAGGCGTCCGGGCTCGACTGGTCGATCGTCCGGCCCGGTGAGTTCGCCACCAATGCCCTGCTCATCTGGGGTCCGGCCATCCGCTCCGGCCGGCGGGCGGTCGAGCCGTTCCCCGACCAGGCCGGCAACCCGATCCACGAGCAGGACATCGCCGACGTCATCCTCGCCGACCTGCTCGATCACGACCGCCGCGGACGCATCGACACGATCATCGGCCCCGACAGACTCACCAAGCGCGAACAGGTCGCCCTCATCGCCGGGGCGGTGGGAGAGGACATCGCCCTCGACGAGGTGACGCCCCAGCAGGCGCTCGACTTCTACCGCGAGCAGGGCGGGTTCGCGGCCGACAACGCCGACTGGCTGTACGGCCTCACCAGTTACGACGGGGTGGAAGGCGTCACCGACGAACCCGGCGAAGTGAACCCCGCTTCCGACGACGCCTACCTCACCCTCGCCGAGGTCCTCGGCCGACCGGGACGCTCCTACGCGCAGTGGGCCGGCGACCACGCCTCCGACTTCACCTTCACCGGAACGGTCGGCTGA
- a CDS encoding TetR/AcrR family transcriptional regulator, with amino-acid sequence MELSPQKQRTRRAILDAAAGEWARDPAVSLGRIAAAAGVGRATVHRYFPDREHLRSALTSDSWAALHAAIVEAAPGSGPVLEVVDRIVSAMVHVGDRVLFLFASAGEEPSRADAPVAGEVDEILVAEIRRGQRDGELDSAVPAQWIQRMLWSIVYTGLHATGDGLVARHGVDDLIRWTLRGAISAR; translated from the coding sequence ATGGAGTTGTCACCGCAGAAGCAGCGCACGCGTCGTGCCATCCTCGATGCGGCGGCGGGTGAGTGGGCGCGGGATCCCGCCGTGAGCCTGGGGCGCATCGCCGCGGCGGCCGGTGTCGGCCGCGCCACCGTCCACCGCTACTTCCCCGACCGCGAACATCTCCGGTCGGCGCTCACCAGTGACTCCTGGGCCGCCCTCCACGCGGCGATCGTGGAGGCCGCTCCCGGCTCCGGCCCGGTGCTGGAGGTGGTCGACCGGATCGTCAGTGCCATGGTCCACGTCGGCGACCGGGTGCTGTTCCTGTTCGCCTCGGCGGGGGAGGAGCCCTCCCGCGCGGACGCCCCGGTCGCGGGCGAGGTCGACGAGATCCTCGTCGCGGAGATCCGGCGGGGGCAACGGGACGGTGAGCTCGACTCCGCCGTCCCGGCCCAGTGGATCCAGCGCATGCTGTGGAGCATCGTCTACACCGGCCTCCACGCGACCGGTGACGGGCTCGTCGCACGCCACGGGGTCGACGACCTGATCCGTTGGACCCTTCGCGGTGCCATCAGCGCCCGATGA
- a CDS encoding polysaccharide lyase family 1 protein yields the protein MERPVARRLQAAVATLAIAAAAAAGAGLSAPEAAAATGSATGYATQNGGTTGGAGGQTVRATTGTQIHEALCGRADSSTPIVIEVEGTINHGNTAKVSGDSCSTAAGVIELKQISNVTIVGVGSGAVFDQLGIHLREAGNIIIQNVTVRNVKKSGSPTSNGGDAIGMESGVRNVWVDHTTLEASGGESEGYDGLFDMKANTQYVTLSYSILRNSGRGGLVGSSESDLSNGFITYHHNLYENIDSRAPLLRGGIAHIYNNHYVRLNESGINSRAGARAKVENNYFQDSKDVLGTFYTDEAGYWQAGGNTLDNVTWSSPGGTTNPAGPDMKSTTTVDIPYTYRADTAGCVPDVVSRTAGAGTGLKVSDGNCTPQTPTPTPTPTDPTPGPTDPTPGPTDPTPPTGTNLSIGAGSDGSSKAAGTSYGDLRDGDRNTYWSPAGPTGSASIKWASATQISSVVIREAAGSTGAIKGWRLFNGDTGAVLTSGEGAGAISFPRTSLRKITFEITGSTGTPRIAEFETYAG from the coding sequence ATGGAACGACCAGTCGCACGGCGGTTGCAAGCCGCCGTGGCAACTCTGGCCATCGCGGCCGCGGCCGCGGCCGGAGCAGGGCTGTCGGCGCCCGAGGCGGCGGCGGCGACCGGGAGCGCCACCGGCTACGCCACCCAGAACGGCGGGACCACCGGCGGGGCGGGCGGGCAGACCGTCCGCGCCACCACCGGGACCCAGATCCACGAGGCGCTGTGCGGGCGGGCCGACAGCAGTACCCCGATCGTGATCGAGGTCGAAGGCACCATCAACCACGGCAACACCGCCAAGGTGTCGGGCGACAGCTGCAGCACCGCCGCCGGCGTGATCGAGCTCAAGCAGATCAGCAACGTCACGATCGTCGGCGTCGGCAGCGGGGCCGTCTTCGACCAGCTGGGCATCCACCTGCGCGAGGCCGGCAACATCATCATCCAGAACGTCACCGTCCGGAACGTCAAGAAGTCCGGCTCGCCCACCTCCAACGGCGGCGACGCCATCGGCATGGAGTCCGGCGTCCGCAACGTCTGGGTCGACCACACGACCCTGGAGGCGTCGGGCGGGGAGTCGGAGGGCTACGACGGACTCTTCGACATGAAGGCCAACACGCAGTACGTGACCCTCTCGTACAGCATCCTGCGCAACTCCGGCCGCGGCGGCCTGGTGGGGTCCAGCGAGAGCGACCTCTCCAACGGATTCATCACCTACCACCACAACCTGTACGAGAACATCGACTCCCGCGCGCCCCTGCTGCGCGGCGGCATCGCCCACATCTACAACAACCACTACGTGCGGCTCAACGAGTCCGGCATCAACTCCCGGGCCGGGGCCCGCGCCAAGGTGGAGAACAACTACTTCCAGGACTCCAAGGACGTCCTCGGCACCTTCTACACCGACGAGGCCGGCTACTGGCAGGCCGGCGGGAACACCCTCGACAACGTGACCTGGTCCAGCCCCGGCGGCACGACCAACCCCGCAGGGCCCGACATGAAGTCCACCACCACCGTCGACATCCCCTACACCTACCGTGCCGACACGGCCGGTTGCGTGCCGGACGTCGTCAGCCGCACGGCGGGCGCGGGCACGGGCCTGAAGGTCTCGGACGGCAACTGCACCCCGCAGACGCCCACGCCGACGCCGACGCCGACCGACCCGACGCCAGGACCGACGGACCCGACGCCCGGCCCGACCGATCCCACCCCGCCCACCGGGACCAACCTCAGCATCGGAGCCGGCTCCGACGGCTCCAGCAAGGCCGCCGGCACGAGCTACGGCGATCTGCGCGACGGCGACCGGAACACCTACTGGTCACCCGCCGGCCCCACCGGCTCCGCCTCGATCAAGTGGGCCTCCGCCACCCAGATCTCCTCGGTCGTCATCCGTGAGGCAGCGGGTTCCACCGGTGCCATCAAGGGCTGGCGGCTTTTCAACGGAGACACCGGCGCCGTCCTGACCTCCGGCGAAGGAGCGGGCGCCATCAGCTTTCCCCGTACCTCCCTGCGGAAGATCACCTTCGAGATCACCGGCTCGACCGGCACTCCGAGGATCGCCGAGTTCGAGACCTACGCGGGCTGA
- a CDS encoding polysaccharide lyase family 1 protein — protein sequence MPARKRHTRAIAVTLGCASLALALGTPGRATAHPRHPGPGIERAVLPAGDGWAAAEGSTTGGANATPDHVYSVTNRAELVAALAEAGDAPKIVRISGTVHGNSDVHGTPIDCEQYQTGGYTLEKYLTAYDPEVWGRDAVPSGPLEEARAASAKLQAASVHIKVPSNTTLVGVGKNPKVVGASLQVRDVSNVIIRNLGFEDTYDCFPQWDPMDGAEGAWNSEYDNLVVYGSRHVWVDHNTFSDGDRPDAEQPHYFGQVYQQHDGLFDIVRGADLVTVSWNVLRDHDKTMLIGNSDGAGATDRDKLRVTLHHNLFKDVKERAPRVRFGRVDSYNNHFVATKGSAYGYTYGIGAESRLVAEHNAFTLARDVDRATILKKWSESSLTAANNYVDGRKTDLVAVHNAGVPGEHLTEGAGWTPRLRTAVHHPLAVPVLVALRAGAGRASTTGR from the coding sequence ATGCCCGCACGCAAGCGTCACACCCGCGCCATCGCCGTGACCCTGGGCTGCGCCTCCCTGGCCCTCGCCCTCGGCACCCCCGGCCGGGCCACCGCACACCCGCGCCACCCCGGCCCCGGCATCGAGCGCGCGGTGCTTCCCGCCGGAGACGGCTGGGCCGCCGCCGAGGGCTCCACCACGGGCGGCGCGAACGCCACCCCCGACCACGTCTACTCGGTGACCAACCGGGCCGAACTCGTCGCCGCCTTGGCGGAGGCGGGCGACGCGCCGAAGATCGTCAGGATCTCCGGGACCGTGCACGGCAACTCCGACGTCCACGGCACGCCGATCGACTGCGAGCAGTATCAGACCGGCGGCTACACGCTGGAGAAGTACCTCACCGCCTACGACCCCGAGGTCTGGGGCCGGGACGCGGTCCCCTCGGGTCCGCTGGAGGAGGCCCGCGCCGCCTCCGCGAAGCTCCAGGCAGCCTCCGTCCATATCAAGGTCCCCTCCAACACCACCCTGGTCGGCGTGGGGAAGAACCCGAAGGTCGTCGGCGCCTCGCTCCAGGTGAGGGACGTCTCCAACGTCATCATCCGCAACCTCGGCTTCGAGGACACCTATGACTGCTTCCCCCAGTGGGACCCCATGGACGGGGCCGAGGGCGCCTGGAACTCCGAGTACGACAACCTCGTCGTGTACGGGTCCCGTCATGTCTGGGTGGACCACAACACGTTCAGCGACGGCGACCGCCCCGACGCGGAGCAGCCCCACTACTTCGGCCAGGTGTACCAGCAGCACGACGGCCTCTTCGACATCGTGCGCGGCGCGGACCTGGTCACCGTCTCGTGGAACGTCCTCAGGGACCACGACAAGACCATGCTCATCGGCAACAGCGACGGCGCGGGCGCCACCGACCGGGACAAGCTCCGCGTCACGCTCCACCACAACCTCTTCAAGGACGTGAAGGAGCGGGCGCCGCGCGTGCGGTTCGGCCGGGTCGACTCGTACAACAACCACTTCGTGGCAACAAAGGGCAGCGCCTACGGATACACGTACGGCATCGGCGCGGAGTCCCGGCTGGTGGCCGAACACAACGCGTTCACCCTGGCGCGGGACGTGGACCGGGCGACGATCCTGAAGAAGTGGTCGGAGTCGTCACTCACGGCGGCGAACAACTACGTCGACGGGCGGAAGACCGACCTGGTCGCCGTGCACAACGCGGGGGTGCCGGGCGAGCACCTCACCGAGGGCGCCGGCTGGACGCCCCGCCTGCGGACGGCGGTCCACCACCCGCTCGCCGTGCCGGTGCTCGTGGCGCTCCGTGCGGGAGCGGGCAGGGCGAGCACGACGGGCCGCTGA